Within Vicia villosa cultivar HV-30 ecotype Madison, WI linkage group LG1, Vvil1.0, whole genome shotgun sequence, the genomic segment AGCTTGGGAGGCACTGAAGAGACatgcaaaaaatatatatttaaagtaaataaaaaaggCTATTTTTGAAATTACAATCCTAATAACATTCTATCAGTCATCGAACCTTGATCGGCCATGCTAGATGCTTTTAACAACTGCTTCGATTGGATGGTTCTATAGATAGCAATAATAACCATAGCCACTAACACGATGATACCAAGAGTGAGACATGCAACTGCAACTCTAGAAAAAATCTCTGAAAAGAAAAGTAACAAAATATGATTCATTTACTTaaactcattcacaattaaaaTGAACACTGTAAATGGGATTCACTTCCCATACCTCTTGATTTCGGGACATAAGGACGGCATATAGATCCCACCCAATTTCCACACAGTAAAGGATTTCCAAGGAAGCTGCAAAATATCACATTAAAAGTCAACAACATATACAAGTTCTTATCCATGAAATTACAAGAGTTCTCTGCACTACCTGTCAGCCGGGAACCGAGTGAAATTCTTAGTAGATGGAACTACTCCGGTAAAGTTGTTATAAGAAAAGTTCCTGAAAAGTAAAGACATAAAAAACGTTAGGAGGGATTTATTCACAGAAGCTCAAAACATTACAACATGATTACTCACATGGATGAAAGACTGAAACAATTGGATAGCTGTTCTGGAATCTTCCCATGCAGGTCATTGTTGTTCAAAATCCTACGTTGCCATTAAAGTAATGGCATATCAATGACAAGCAAGAAATAAACAAAAAACATCAAAACTCAACATTATATAACTAAACATACAGAGAGGCAAGGTTCTGCAGCTGTCCAATCTCTGGAGGAATGCTACCCGACAGATTGTTGAAGGACATATCACTAGAGGAAGAATAAATCATTTAGAACAAATTAAACATCTGGAATAGAATACGTAACAGAAGGTTGAACTCCAATCCCTTAAGAGAAGAAGTTGTCTACAAAACTTACATAATCTGTATGCTTCTGAGATTCCCAAATTCAGCAGATAAGGGACCATCTAGATGGTTACGACTCAAGTTGCTGTATACATAACATTTAATATCACTCAAATTCAGTAACAAGAAATAAGTAAAAAAAGACGACGCGGCTTATTAGAACTTTCAACTTACAGGGTCAAAAGATGCTCTAGAGAACCAACAGATGCTGGGACATGACCAGAAAAATTATTGCTAGATAGGTCCCTGATACATAATAAAAGTGCAACTTAAATCAATATTCAGCTTACATTAAAAAACATAAAGCTAAACTCATGTTTACATAAACTTACAGTGTATCAAGATTTATGATATGGCCTAACTCAACTGGTATAATCCCTCTAAAGTTGTTCGCAGAGAGATTTCTGGAGATCAAACAAATTTACTCATGTTACTAAACAAGTAAGAAAAATCTGACTAAAAGTATAATGAAACATATATAAATTGAGCTTGTCTTACAAGTAAGTCAAACTCTCAAGGTTGCGAAAGCTCAATGGAATTGAACCGCTTAACTGATTACCATGCACATTACTGCAGAAGTTAAccatataaattattaatttaagaactaagatatttaaaaacaagaGCTACAACGCATACTAGATACTACTGTAATAAGAATCTTACAACTGATTTAAGGCCGTGCAGGAGCTTATGTTGTGAGGAATAGATCCATTTAGTCGATTATTGGCAAGATTCCTGAACAGCATATACATAATAATTCAGCACTAGAAAACTACACTTGTTATTGAGAGTGTAACTGAAAGTTAAAAGTAACTTACAATTCAAACAGATGTTCAAGCTTCCCAAACTCGTTAGGAATTTCACCCACCAGTTGATTATCATTCAATTGCCTGGAAAATTCAAGCTTAGTAAATTCATAGTCAAAACAAAGATAACAAtgttacaaaagaaaataaactcACAGGTAGCTCAGTTTTGACATATTGCCTAGCTCGGGAGGTATCGATCCAGTAAGCATGTTTCCATGAAGATATCTGCAAAACTAAAGAGCTTAGACCAGAAACAATTACTATATAAAGTATTAATAACAGTGAAGTGAAACACTCACAGTTTGCCAGTGAAAGATAAATTTCCTAATATTGGAGGAATTGGTCCCACTAAGAGATTCTCACTCAAATCCCTACAACAATGCCAAGATTCAAAAAAtgcaaaagtaaaataaaatgaaatatcaaaTAAACCATGAGCAACAACAATATTAACAAGATGAAATGATCAGTTAAACATACAATATTGCAAGAGCTTGCATCAAACCAATTACTTCTGGTATCTTCCCGGTTAACCTATTTCCTTGAAGTGACCTAGCCATAAATCACAACAATAAAGTAGACATTGAGTCGTTACCATTCACCAAGAAAAAAACTCTCTACAACAATTAGTCATGGTACTTACAAAGTAGCCACTTGAAGAAACCCAATATTATACGGAATCTCCCCAGTAATCTGATTATACGATATGTCACTGAAATTCAATAAGATAGACTtacaaccaagataaaaatattcTTAAGATAAATACTATTTAACATAGAGAATACTTGACATACAAGATTTCAAAACTCGTACAGTTGCCAATGCTCTCAGGTATTGTACCAGTCAAATTATTGCCTCTGACATCACTGAAAATTCATGATAAAACATATCAGAATAACTGATAAAAGCAAAAGCCTGAAAACAAAAAGCATCGAGCAGAAGAGAGGTTTCGATATGGCTGGGCATGATTACTCACTAATACCATAAACCAGTTAATTGACAAATGTCGGGAGACAAGATTCCAGTCAACATGTTCCCTCGCAACCCACTGCATCATAATGCAAAAGCACATcacaaaaaatgttttcaaaacaaccgTGGAAATAACAAGAAACATTACTGTCTAAATAAACCTACAGGTATTGCAATACTTCATTCCAGTAGAGTAGCCTCGGTATCTCTCCAATGAACTTATTTCTAGCAAGGTCACTGAAAACATGACAAAAGAATGATTAAATCTTATTATTAAACAAGCAAGTCAATAAAGAACGAAAACACTAATTAACTAGAAAAACGTAATTTGCTATCAATTAGGAATGTAGCTGAGTATTCATATGTTGGCAAAACGAGAACTTACATAGTCTTGAGGTTAGGAATTTGTGATAACGTTGAAGGAATAGGACCAGTCAGTTGATTGTTCTTCAAATTCCTGAATTTACACATCACCGCTTAACTCATATTAGCTCAAATTCAAATAATAGAAAAACAGCACAGCAGAGTGAATTCTACATTCTGAGTAAAGACTTACAAAAATTCAAGTAGCTTCAGCTTCGATATGGAGAAAGGTATATCACCATAGAGCAGATTATCAGATAAATCCCTTCAAATTAACAAAGAAAAGTAATTTAATTAACACTTGTGTCGCACTAAGGAAACTCCAGCTCTTAAATCAATACAGTTATAAGTAGAAATAAATTATGACACGAGAAACTAGTCTTACAGATGAACAAGTTCACCACAGTTCCCAATTTCATCTGGGATTTGACCAGTTAGCTTATTCCCTTGCAGGTCTCTGTCATTACCAAAAAATCATAGTCATTAGCTAACATCGAAATCAACCTTATCAAAAACATATGCATCACTAAACAAAATCTacaaacaatgacaaagacacgGCACTAACAACCGTAATACGGGTCTGAATTGCGAATGCAATGTATATCGTCGAAATAAGAGGTAACATACATGGATTGCAAGTTTCTTAAATCACCAATTGCTGGTGATATTTCACCACCAAGATTCAAACATGATAAGTTCCTAAACAAACAAGACAAAACATTAGAATTAAACACTTATGAGAGAATAAGACAAGTGTTGGGAATAGTCCAAAGGACAAAAGACTCACAGAGATACCACTGTTAGAGTAAGAGTGACATTATCACAAAAAACTCCACGCCATGAACAAAAGTCGTCATTATGCACATCATCCCAGTCAAGAAGAACGTCAGCAATGTTGTTGAACGAAGACTTCATTGCCATTAATGCTTGTCCTAATGCATTTAACAAAAAATACATAACTCAGACACTGCATAACCTTAGTCAAatcttattaatttatttaatctaaAGTTTATTATCTATAGTATGCTAACACAATAATACACATTACACCATAAGACAAAAAATAAATGTGAGAAAAATAAGGTATAAAGAATATTAATGCACACATGTAGGATAAGTATATTTTATAAAACACATATGATACTGACATGTGCAGCACTGGAATCAGACACTAAACATAAAAGCACAGAATagtcaaaaataatattttttggaaAGGTTGAAAATTTTATAGGAGAAAGATACTTTATACATTGGTCAAAAAAAAGTACTTGTATTGTTTGGCAGCATGTGAAAAGAAGAAAGACATTGAttagaaataaaatagaaaaatgaaaacaaaataatcAAGAACATTCtcatttggtaaaaaaaaaacttagtttTCAGAGTTTTCAAAACTGGTTAGGTCCATCCGGTTGAACCGGTATTATCGATGTAAACTGACTTAAACCGGAAAAAAACCGGCAAATAATGAAGAATTGTTGAAAACCGGAGGGATTAATAGCTATCCATTAAGaataatatacataaataaaattagttaatCAGTTAATTGCAAAAATTATAGGTAGTGGTAATTAATATTGTAATTATTGCAACAACATAGGAACACAGCACTGCTCCAACCTCAAAGAACACAACCATTGGAGCCACAACATTCGTCGCTTAATATTAAGTAGCATGTTTTGAAAATTGTTCAAATACTCGAAACTAACAATCATAATCAAtatcataacaaaaacaaaaaaaaacaatcataatcaatattttaataaatctAGTTTCTCGCAGAAATGCTATGTTACACCcataaaaaaagcaaaaaaaatattattcaaaaaaataatacaataaataaaGTGTAGAAAAAGTTCAACATTAATGGATTAAAATTCTAAAGCACAAAACCTCTTTCTATAGTTATTTCTACTCACGGGAAAAAACAGTTCTTGTTCCATCACACGATTAAAAAAACATGCAAACATGTTTCACCAAATTCAAACAACAAATTATACACTCAGCCGCCGACAAATACCAATAGGAAGTAGAATCAatcaaatagaaaatatattgaaatttttaattTCCTAATATTGAACTTTATCTATGCATgttaaaaccaaaacaaaaaaaataatacaaaaaaaaatgcatCACTGTTTCAATGCCTTTGAAAGAAAGTGAACAAAAAGGATAATAGTTAAGTTAACACTGTTTCAATCATCTGAGGAAAAAAAAACAACACTGTATGTAGCATTTTTTAGTTACAAAGGAAACAAAAGGAACGAAAGAGGTTACTTAATAAGAAAAGAGAAACACACTAAAACACAAACCTTCTTCGGAGAGTGAAAATGCAAATGGAGAAAGAAGCAACATCATGAGAAACACCAATGTAGTACGAAACATCAAAAACCTCAACTTGTATTCCGCAGCACCATATAGCAAGAGCACGAACCCTTTTTCTTCCACCATTGTTATTGTTACGAACAAGACAAAACCTCAAGATTAAGTATGAGAGGAATGAGGAAAAAAAATGTAGCTGTTGCAAAGGTTgttacagagagagagagagagagagcaggCGTTTGGCGTGAAGTGTAAGGTAAAGACAGAGGAGAGAGTtttaagaagagagagaaatgagAATTAGGAAACGGCGGTGAAGCGACGTTAGATGAGTGTCACTGTTTATACTGGATGTAGCCGCCGTCATTTGTATCGCCGTTTCCCAGTGTTATTTATTTGACAGCTATCGTTTTTATATCTTCTCTCACGCTCCATTCCTCGCGTGAGCTAAATATCCTTTTTCCATGTAGCTATAGGCTATAGCCAACGACTCTGATTCATTTCATGCTTTTGTATACGATTAGCGCAGTTTCTGATTACGCGCTCTCCGAGAGTAGGGTGTTTAGTCTTTGTTGTACAATCACGAGGTAGGTGCGCGTGTGTTATAACGCGCGTTAGATAAGGATTAGTGAGTGGATTGGATTGTTGGAGAGAGTATGAAAATGCTAATAAATGTTCATTTAGGAGTAGTATTTAAGGAATCTTAGTAAATACTTTTTGCatgagaaaataaattatttttaaaatttactataGAATTTTTTCTAAAGAATTAATTTAATACATTTATTTGAGtgatttttcaataaaataaattaatatatttgaatgaacaaatgattttttttcctcCCATCtcaaagtttttaattttaacaaAAATGTTATTTGAATTCTAAAATTTATAATGTGTTTTTGCTACTATTGGATTCTAAGATTTAAGTTGGCGATGATATCAAAAAATTTAGAACGTATATTTTTTAAATGTATCATCAGTATGAGAGTGTGGGAAAACATATTTGGATGGCTGGAATTAGCTTTTCAAGAAGAGGGTGTTAGATGttaatattttttacaatttacAAATGTGATGGCAGGAAAAGAGTATGTTATGGCTCGCAGTGACTTGGTCTATATGAAAATTACGCAACAATATTATTTTTGAGAAAGGTAATTGTATTTTAGATGATTTAGGGTTCAATATTAAAGTTGTTTTTTGGAATTGGTTGGCTATTGGAAACAAAGGAAGAAAAATCACAACATTTTACAATTGGTTGCATTCTCTCTTAGATTTCTTGAAAGTTGTTTAAgcactttctcttcttttcccttTATCTAATGGGTTGAGTACCTCCTTTTACTCTCTATAATaaattttgcttataaaaaaaaaacgaatGTATAGTTCGAAAATTTTGCAAACCCGTTGATGCAATTTTGGATCctatatttctaaaaataaaataagaaatttgagatattttaaattaaacaatCTCTAATAAAACTTATCAGTTAATCAACAAAGAAATTCTTTGGAAAATTCTAATGAAGTGTAATTTGCATATTCAGAGTGCATTAAATAATTAGTTTGTTTTGAGCCTTGAGTTGAGCTTTAATTAGTTTGACTCAATATGAGTCTAGTATATATTGCAATTTTGTTTTCTAATTTAGAGTGTAGAATCATTCTTATAACAGCTTTTCAATTGAGTAAAAGTTAGTTAtaattttctctttcttcttccatATTCATCTTGTTCATCTTTGTTCATCTTGTTATATGTGCACCACCAATTGGTATCTAGAATTCTGGTTCAAATCCATTGGAAGGGAAACACGAGTGTACGTGAGGTGTGTGattgttttaatttcaaattcGTTCAATTCACGGTGAATTGAAGATCATAATTGTATCAGAAACGCATTTCTTGATTTCAAGGGATCGGGAAACATGAGTGTTTGGTGAGATCTGAGTGATTTCTTGCATAATATCGAAGATGAACGATGGAAACAGTAGTTCGAATACGAAACTTCTGGTGTTTGATGGAAAGAACTATAATTAGTGGACAATTCAAATACGTGTGTTGTTTGGTGCTTAAGATGTGCTTAATCTCGTCAATGACGGTTACACCAAGGTTGATGCGAATGCAATGGAAGCGCAAAGAAATGTGCAACAAGAAACGAAGAAAAAGGATCAGAAAGTGTTGTTCTACATCCATCAGTGTGTAAATGCGAATGTGTTTGAGAATATCTCTGATTCGATGACGGTGAAGACTGCATGGGACACACTTGTGCGATGCTATGGAGGTGACTCGTCAGTGAATAAAGTGAAGCTCTGGTGAGATTAAAGCTTGTGGAGAAACGCTCTCATAACAAGTGATTATTGAGAAGGTATTGAGATCACTTACTCCTTaatttgattacattgttgtagctattgaacattctaaggaTTTGAGCACCATGTGAATTTAAGAGTTGCAAAGTagtctagaagcacaagagttgtgtCTAATTGAGAGAACCTCTGAGAGATAGGTAGAGCAGGCTCTGAAGGTGTGTTATGGTAGGAAGAGTCAAAAGCCTTCTTAGTCTGAAGAAAAGAAGAAACGTGGTGGTTCTTAAAAGTCAAAAGCGTCCAACTCTGATGAGAAGAAACATCCAAAGGGAATGGAGAagattgagaagaagaaaatacaATGCTACTACTGTAAGATTTTGGCCATTATGCTTCTGAGTGTTGGTAAAATAAAGGAAAGAAGTCAGAAGAAACAAATATAGCCAGAGAGTCTGGTGTTGAACCTCTGGTATTAATGGCTTTTGACTCTAATAATAGTGAATtgtcagaatggtggtatatggatATTGGCTGCTTAAATCACATAACTAGAAACAAACAATGGATGATATACTTTGACTCTAGAAAGAGGACAAAGGTAAAATGAATTGATGATAAGATCCTTAAT encodes:
- the LOC131612052 gene encoding LRR receptor-like serine/threonine-protein kinase ERL1, with the translated sequence MVEEKGFVLLLYGAAEYKLRFLMFRTTLVFLMMLLLSPFAFSLSEEGQALMAMKSSFNNIADVLLDWDDVHNDDFCSWRGVFCDNVTLTLTVVSLNLSCLNLGGEISPAIGDLRNLQSIDLQGNKLTGQIPDEIGNCGELVHLDLSDNLLYGDIPFSISKLKLLEFLNLKNNQLTGPIPSTLSQIPNLKTIDLARNKFIGEIPRLLYWNEVLQYLGLRGNMLTGILSPDICQLTGLWYYDVRGNNLTGTIPESIGNCTSFEIFDISYNQITGEIPYNIGFLQVATLSLQGNRLTGKIPEVIGLMQALAILDLSENLLVGPIPPILGNLSFTGKLYLHGNMLTGSIPPELGNMSKLSYLQLNDNQLVGEIPNEFGKLEHLFELNLANNRLNGSIPHNISSCTALNQFNVHGNQLSGSIPLSFRNLESLTYLNLSANNFRGIIPVELGHIINLDTLDLSSNNFSGHVPASVGSLEHLLTLNLSRNHLDGPLSAEFGNLRSIQIIDMSFNNLSGSIPPEIGQLQNLASLILNNNDLHGKIPEQLSNCFSLSSMNFSYNNFTGVVPSTKNFTRFPADSFLGNPLLCGNWVGSICRPYVPKSREIFSRVAVACLTLGIIVLVAMVIIAIYRTIQSKQLLKASSMADQVPPKLVVLHMDLAIHTLDDIMRSTENLSEKFIIGYGASSTVYKCVLKNSRPIAVKRLYNQHPHNLREFETELVTIGSIRHRNLVVLHGYALTPYANLLFYEYMANGSLWDLLHGPLKVKLDWETRMRIAVGAAEGLAYLHHDCNPRIVHRDIKSSNILLDENFEAHLSDFGTAKCIPVTKTHASTYVLGTIGYIDPEYARTSRLNEKSDVYSFGIVLLELLTGKKAVDNDSNLHQLILSKADNNTVMEAVDPEVSVTCVDLAHVKKTFQLALLCTKKNPSERPTMHEVTRVLISLLPAPPSKVIAAMGKSFDYAPFVVDKGEHPRKLDGLQPQRDNNSSNAQWFVRFGDAISKSSL